The DNA region CAGTGGCGATTCACGGAAACAAATCTCAAGCCAACAGGGAGCAGGCTTTGCATGCTTTTAAAAAACGGAAAACAAGAATTCTTGTTGCAACGGATATTGCTGCCCGCGGGCTGGATATCCAAGAGCTTTCCCATGTCATCAATTACAACCTGCCAGAAGTGCCTGAAACCTATATTCACAGGATTGGCCGTACAGGCAGAGCCGGCCTTGGCGGCAAGGCAATCACGTTTTGTGACTTTGAAGAAAAATCCTTATTGCGCGACATTCAAAAACGAATCAGCAAAACATTACCTGAAGTGAAGGAGCATCCCTATCCATTGGTCAACACTGTTATCGAGCCAAAAACGAAGACCCCTCAGCGAGCAGCTGCGGCAAGGCCTCAAAACCCTGCCACAGCCAAAACAGCAGCATATTCCAAACAAGGTGCGTATAGATCAAAGCCAACTACCCGGCAGAGCTAATAGATAAGCAGCTCCCCTACCTCGGCGTTGAGGTAGGGGAGCTGCTCACGCACGAAAAAAGCACCGAAAACTAACCCGGTGCGGAGGTACATATGACCAAACTCGATGCCGTCCAAATCGGTAAGAACATAGCCCTGCGCCGCGAGCAGCTTAGCTTATCTGTCGGGGAGCTGGCACAGCGGGCAAAGCTGCCGGTGAGGAGCATACACCGCATAGAGGCAGGGGAGAGGCGGCCGGATATCGCGGCGTTGGCGAGGGTGGCTTGTGCCCTGGAGATTGCCTTAGAAGAAGTGCTATCGAAAAAATAATCCCCGACGTCAGGGGTTTGTCACATCTACAGTGATTGGGACATATAGTATAGTGGGCTGCGGCAAGGCATCCACTATCTACCTCCTTTTTCTTTAATATAGAGCAAGAACCCTTGATGGTCGGACGGGGGTTCTTGCTTTTTATGGGGACAAATTGGAGACAACACCTAGTTCGAACTATATTATTTCACGCTAATCTGTACCGGGATGAAAAGAAAAACCCCTGAAAAATCAGGGGCTAGATAGACTTCTACTTATCTATAGTGGGTGCGACTAGGTGCATCATAACTCGACCAAAGTAATAGCCATGAACCCATCGTCGCGATGGAGCCACTTGCTTTGTCAGTCACCGATTTGTGACATCTGCTGCTGATATTCTTCAAAAGAAATCTTTCCACCAAAAAAGAGTACGTTTATCATCTGTGCTTTTTCGGCCTTGGTATGTGGTCTATCATTATCTAGTAGTGTCAATCAAAAAGTTTACCACCGTGACAGCCAAAAAATTGACCACCCTCCAGGCGGTTACTTCAGTTAATTAATCGTTAATTTTGTTTCCCTTGCTCTGCTTAAACCGGTAGGATTCACCTATGAACGGAATAACATGGGCATGATGGGTTATCCG from Desulfitobacterium chlororespirans DSM 11544 includes:
- a CDS encoding helix-turn-helix domain-containing protein codes for the protein MTKLDAVQIGKNIALRREQLSLSVGELAQRAKLPVRSIHRIEAGERRPDIAALARVACALEIALEEVLSKK